In Marmota flaviventris isolate mMarFla1 chromosome 17, mMarFla1.hap1, whole genome shotgun sequence, a single genomic region encodes these proteins:
- the LOC139702513 gene encoding keratin-associated protein 4-2-like has translation MCNSSCGSCCSGQGCGCCQPRCCQTTCCRTICCRPSCCGSSCYSPCCGGSSGCGSCCCCPTCIRTTCCRPSCCGSCCGGSSGCGSSGCGSCCCCPTCIRTTCCRPSCCGSSCCSPCCSSSSGYGGSSGCGSCCHPCCCRPICSTPGATCQLLQALLLQHQKLPDPLLHIPELPSPAALPAAAPCLSPDHLMLPVSPSGSCC, from the exons ATGTGCAACTCCTCTTGTGGCTCCTGCTGCTctggccagggctgtggctgctGCCAGCCCAGGTGCTGCCAGACCACCTGCTGCAGGACCATCTGCTGCCGCCCCAGCTGCTGTGGCTCCAGTTGCTACAGCCCATGCTGTGGTGGTTCCAGTGGCTgtggctcctgctgctgctgccccacCTGCATTAGGACCACCTGCTGCCGCCCCAGCTGCTGTGGGTCCTGCTGTGGTGGTTCCAGTGGCTGTGGCTCCAGTGGCTGTGGCTCCTGTTGCTGCTGCCCCACCTGCATTAGGACCACCTGCTGCCGCCCCAGCTGCTGTGGCTCCAGCTGCTGCAGCCCCTGCTGTTCCAGTTCCAGTGGCTATGGAGGTTCCAGTGGATGTGGCTCCTGCTGCCACCCTTGCTGCTGCCGCCCCATCTGCT CCACCCCAGGAGCTACATGTCAGCTCCTGCAGGCCCTCCTGCTACAGCACCAGAAGCTGCCAGACCCCCTGCTGCACATCCCAGAGCTGCCCTCACCTGCTGCGCTTCCAGCTGCTGCCCCCTGTTTGTCTCCAGACCACCTGATGCTCCCAGTCAGCCCTAGTGGTTCCTGCTGCTGA